In Penaeus monodon isolate SGIC_2016 chromosome 7, NSTDA_Pmon_1, whole genome shotgun sequence, the following are encoded in one genomic region:
- the LOC119575695 gene encoding histidine-rich glycoprotein-like: MIVMHHRHKPSANTTTKQHHHRHVPTIHTIIMHYRHAPSSCTNIHPRQAPSCTIATLHHHTPSPRTIMHHRHTPSPRTIMHHRHTPSPHTIVMNHCYTPSSYNIAMHHHHAPSLCFPLSSSHRPNGPLSEVLGDNTRPLSGRLKSVRRSPIDAHLTPS, encoded by the coding sequence ATGATCGTCATGCACCATCGCCATAAACCATCGGCAAATACCACCACCAAGCAGCATCACCATCGCCATGTACCAACGATTCACACCATCATCATGCACTATCGCCACGCACCATCGTCATGCACCAACATACACCCTCGCCAAGCACCATCATGCACCATCGCCACGCTCCATCACCATACACCCTCGCCACGCACCATCATGCACCATCGCCATACACCCTCGCCACGCACCATCATGCACCATCGCCATACACCCTCGCCACACACCATCGTCATGAACCATTGTTATACACCATCGTCATATAACATCGCCATGCACCATCATCATGCACCATCGTTATGCTTCCCGCTTTCTTCCTCGCACCGACCGAACGGCCCCTTAAGCGAGGTGCTTGGAGACAACACACGCCCTTTAAGTGGCCGTCTAAAAAGTGTTCGGAGAAGCCCCATAGACGCGCACTTAACGCCGTCGTAA